The following are encoded in a window of Carya illinoinensis cultivar Pawnee chromosome 15, C.illinoinensisPawnee_v1, whole genome shotgun sequence genomic DNA:
- the LOC122297210 gene encoding acyl-lipid (9-3)-desaturase-like gives MAESKRYISQEELRKHDHAGDLWISLQGKIYDVSDWLKDHPGGELPLLSFAGRDATDAFVAYHPGTAWQYLDKFFTGYYLRDYSVSEASKDYRKLVSEFSKMGLFEKKGHGVCFTLCLMAILFVASVYGILCSDSTLVHLVCGGLMGFLWIQSGWLGHDSGHYQIMATPRFNRFAQVLTGNCLAGISIAWWKRNHNAHHIACNSLDFDPDLQHMPFFVVSSKFFNSITSCFYERKMNFDSFTRFLVSYQHWTFYPVMCLARINLFAQSFLLLFSKRRVSKRGQEILGMLVFWIWYPFLVSYLPNCGERIMFVLASFSVTGIQHVQFCLNHFSSCVYLGPPSGSDWCEKQTMGTLDISCASWMDWFHGGLQFQIEHHLFPRLPRGNLRKASPFVKELCKKHNLPYNCVSFWEANVMTIGTLRTAALQARDLANPVPKNLVWEAVNTHG, from the coding sequence ATGGCAGAGTCGAAGAGGTACATTTCTCAGGAAGAGCTTCGGAAGCACGATCATGCAGGAGATCTGTGGATCTCACTCCAGGGCAAGATCTACGATGTTTCAGATTGGCTTAAAGACCACCCAGGCGGTGAGCTTCCATTGCTCAGTTTCGCTGGCCGAGATGCCACGGACGCGTTCGTTGCGTACCATCCGGGTACTGCATGGCAGTATCTTGACAAGTTCTTTACCGGGTATTACCTCCGTGACTACTCTGTTTCAGAGGCTTCTAAAGATTATAGGAAACTTGTCTCGGAATTCTCCAAGATGGGTCTGTTTGAAAAGAAGGGACACGGAGTGTGCTTTACGCTTTGCTTGATGGCAATATTGTTTGTTGCGAGTGTTTACGGTATTTTGTGCTCTGATAGCACGTTGGTGCATCTGGTTTGCGGGGGTTTGATGGGGTTCCTCTGGATACAGAGTGGCTGGCTTGGGCATGACTCTGGACACTACCAGATAATGGCCACCCCTCGGTTCAATCGCTTCGCTCAGGTTCTTACTGGGAATTGTCTTGCAGGGATTAGCATTGCCTGGTGGAAGAGGAACCACAATGCACATCACATTGCTTGCAACAGCCTCGATTTCGATCCGGATCTGCAGCACATGCCTTTCTTTGTGGTATCTTCAAAATTCTTCAACTCGATTACTTCTTGCTTCTATGAAAGGAAGATGAATTTTGATTCATTTACTAGGTTCTTGGTTAGTTACCAGCATTGGACGTTTTATCCTGTGATGTGTCTTGCTAGGATTAACTTGTTCGCGCAATCGTTCTTGTTGTTGTTTTCTAAGAGAAGGGTGTCCAAGAGGGGTCAGGAGATATTGGGTATGCTTGTGTTTTGGATTTGGTACCCTTTTCTTGTTTCATACTTACCCAATTGTGGTGAGAGAATAATGTTTGTTCTTGCAAGTTTCTCAGTCACGGGGATTCAACATGTTCAGTTCTGTTTGAACCATTTCTCGTCCTGTGTTTATCTTGGCCCGCCGAGTGGAAGTGATTGGTGTGAGAAGCAGACCATGGGCACGCTGGATATATCTTGCGCGTCTTGGATGGATTGGTTTCATGGTGGGCTGCAGTTTCAGATTGAGCATCATCTATTTCCTCGTCTACCTCGAGGCAATCTCAGGAAAGCCTCGCCATTTGTCAAGGAACTATGCAAGAAGCATAATTTACCTTACAACTGTGTGTCATTCTGGGAGGCCAATGTAATGACAATTGGGACACTCCGGACTGCAGCCCTGCAGGCTCGTGATCTTGCCAATCCAGTCCCAAAGAATTTGGTCTGGGAAGCTGTCAACACTCATGGATGA
- the LOC122295851 gene encoding uncharacterized protein LOC122295851, whose protein sequence is MEGNSELSPESETTAGIIAGKLNELLTEDDGNDDLSSELFIKEEMVAKFMQELYKEITCPSTSTNPNKKANDFPPPTLSSSSLSTSSSFALTVPFAEWNGKSESCGTSVSDPVSTLMAGMEYFGPAAKMGSPQNGFCGGAVEEVGGCNYRPVAVGAKEGFGESQVDGCDVGELDDEWLGRVLSWDPSLLEDHCI, encoded by the coding sequence atGGAAGGAAACTCAGAGCTGTCACCCGAATCAGAAACAACAGCTGGCATCATTGCCGGAAAGTTGAACGAACTGCTGACGGAGGATGACGGCAATGACGACCTGTCGTCAGAGTTGTTCATCAAAGAAGAAATGGTAGCAAAGTTCATGCAAGAGCTGTACAAGGAAATCACGTGTCCCTCTACTTCCACTAACCCCAACAAAAAGGCGAACGATTTTCCGCCACCAACActgtcttcttcatctttgtcgaCCTCGTCATCGTTTGCATTGACAGTTCCGTTCGCCGAATGGAACGGCAAGAGTGAGAGTTGTGGGACGTCGGTGTCGGATCCGGTGTCCACACTGATGGCAGGCATGGAGTATTTTGGGCCAGCGGCCAAGATGGGTTCGCCGCAGAATGGGTTTTGTGGGGGCGCAGTAGAAGAAGTTGGAGGGTGTAATTACAGGCCGGTGGCGGTGGGAGCAAAGGAAGGTTTTGGGGAGAGCCAAGTGGACGGGTGTGATGTTGGGGAGTTGGATGATGAGTGGCTAGGAAGGGTACTCAGCTGGGACCCATCGCTGCTTGAGGATCACTGCATTTGA
- the LOC122295377 gene encoding NDR1/HIN1-like protein 13, with translation MTDRVYPSSKPTAINGTTTAGVNNTTNPAAAAAPGKPQLRQPYRRPPQYQNHRRRRSGRGLCCCCCFWSLLVLLVVTLLVSIAGVALYVIYHPQRPQFSVSSLRISKLNLTTTADSSSHLSSLLNLTIFSKNPNSQITFFYEPFALSCLSSQSVQIANGSIPAFVSDKKNETTFRTILAVSRDLDTDSVTALRSDLKRKNGVPMKIQMDTEVKVKLGGMKSNKVGIRVTCQGINGVAPKSKSPSVASVSGSKCKVDLRIKIWKWTF, from the coding sequence ATGACGGACAGAGTCTACCCTTCTTCCAAGCCCACCGCCATTAATGGCACCACCACAGCCGGTGTTAATAACACGACAAACCCAGCTGCCGCTGCTGCCCCTGGCAAGCCCCAACTCCGGCAACCTTACCGACGTCCACCCCAGTACCAAAACCACCGACGCCGACGCAGCGGACGTGGCctgtgctgctgctgctgcttctggTCGCTCCTTGTACTCCTCGTGGTGACTCTTCTCGTTTCCATAGCTGGCGTCGCACTCTACGTCATCTACCACCCCCAGCGGCCCCAGTTCTCGGTCTCATCCCTCCGCATTTCCAAGCTCAACCTCACCACCACCGCAGACTCTTCCTCGCATCTTTCTTCCCTCCTCAACCTCACTATCTTCTCCAAGAATCCGAACTCCCAAATCACCTTCTTCTACGAACCCTTCGCCCTCTCTTGCTTATCTTCACAGTCAGTCCAAATCGCCAACGGCTCTATCCCGGCGTTCGTCAGCGACAAGAAGAACGAGACGACTTTTCGAACAATCCTGGCGGTGTCGAGAGATCTGGACACGGATTCCGTGACGGCTCTGAGGTCGGATCTGAAGAGGAAAAATGGCGTCCCCATGAAGATTCAGATGGACACCGAAGTGAAGGTGAAGCTGGGAGGGATGAAGAGCAACAAGGTGGGTATTAGGGTAACTTGTCAGGGTATCAACGGGGTTGCACCGAAATCCAAGTCCCCGTCGGTGGCTTCTGTTTCTGGCTCCAAATGCAAGGTCGATCTACGGATCAAGATCTGGAAGTGGACTTTTTAA